In Pseudoalteromonas sp. '520P1 No. 423', the sequence CGATAGAGATCACACCTTGTCTATCAACAAAGCTTTCAATATCATCACCAGCGTTAATATGCGCGACAACGCATTGTTCAATCGGTAAGGTAATTTGTCTTTTTGCGCTAACTTTAGCCATAACAGCCTCTTTACTATTTAATATATAGTAAAGAATAGCGTATCTTTACTTAGTGTCAATAAGTAAAGATCATGAACTACCCCGCGACTAAAGATCACTGGGTTTTCTCGACAGTGTTTGATAAATATGAGAGAAATTTTGAAGTTGATTTGTTTATCTAAAAGTGAAAACTAGATGTGTAAAATTCACATCTAGTATTTTTTGACATTAAGGTCTGAGTTTTTCATATTCAACGGTACGATCTTCAAATGTCCACTGTGTAGGATTCACATTGTAGTGTTCTGCTTTAATTAAACCGGACACTTTAATAATGGAATATAATCCAATTATTGAGGTGTA encodes:
- a CDS encoding AbrB/MazE/SpoVT family DNA-binding domain-containing protein is translated as MAKVSAKRQITLPIEQCVVAHINAGDDIESFVDRQGVISIVKKQSGAAKGLLKGIATNSTISEQESLESALNK